A stretch of DNA from Cryptomeria japonica chromosome 4, Sugi_1.0, whole genome shotgun sequence:
ATGAAAAAAAGTTTATCCATTTTAGGGAAGACGGTATGATCGAGGATTAAAAAAAACAACTCTTTTTCAGGGAGATGTTATGATTCAGGATGTTAAAACCATTATGACTGGGGATACTTGTACATAGGAGTTGTGGAAATAGAATACTTTTGTAAGGTAAAGTGCTCAGCGTTTAGTGACGTTTGAAccagtcatagctatgccttgagGGCCGATCTTTTCCTACCGTCTTTGAAGAGGAAAGATTaacaaagatgaaaactttgaccaaAGTTAACGAGGCATACTTTAGGGTCATTTACCAGTAAAATTGTCCTATAGAATGCAAGTTTGGGAGACTTGCGAGGTGCTCAATCTATAATGACATTTTAGCCAGGTCGAAGAGGGTCACAATAGAAGGTTTAGATGCCTTATCTTCACTCACTCAGCTCAGGAGCGTTCGCTTGGAGAAGTTGGATGTACCCACTATTTTAGAACAAATTAAAGTAATACAAAAATTAGACAAACTATCTCTAAGCTTATGTGAAGGTTTTGGAAATATTTCCACATTCAGCAACACCAACCTACAAGAATTTAACCTCGACCACTGCAGTGATTTGGAGGAATGGCCCACAGACATCTGTCGTATGCCCTCTGCTCAGATATGGTCTATTACCAACTTCCATCTGGTTGAAAAGTTACCATATGATCTGGGCAATCTGAGGTCTCTAAGAATTTTGAGATTATCAGCATTACCAGCGCTGATAGAACTTCCGGCATCAATTGGAAAACTTGGGCTGCTGGAATTTTTAGACATTTCACTGTGTGAGGGCTTGAAAGAACTTCCAGAGGAGATAGGTCAACTCAAGCAATTGAAAGAGTTTGACATGAGAGAGTGCTCTCGTTTGAGGAGGTTGCCCAAAAGTGTTTGTGAACTAAGCTCTCTGAAACATGTCATCTGTGATGAGAAGATTGGGCACCTGTGGTTGCAAGTTAAGGCTTCTTTTGTCCCTGATCTTAGAGTTGAAATCGTGGAACCGCAATTTACTTTGGATTGGCTTGATGATAGATTTCACAAAGTAGAAACTCCAACTAACTTGACAACCTTGTAAGTAATCACTATTGTCATATTCGTTCCTGTATATAGAGCACACTGTAGTTTTCAGTTAAGCTAAATCTGTAAGAGTTGTTGTTAATGCATATTTCAATCATGTAATTTGTAATGTTATATGTTTAGAAACAGTCTCCCAGTATCAACAATTTGTTTGGGGCATCTTTGGTTGAGGGGGAAACTGTATGAAGGAGTTTAAGGTATATTTTGTTCCTGTAGTAATGTGCAAGCTTCGATTTCCACTCTTTTCTACCCGATCGAACTCCCTTAACCCAACACAGAGAAgaagatgatggtggtgatgatggtgatgaacaTTCCTCGTCTTCATCAGAATAAGGATGCATGTTAAACAGTGGATGCACTCATTCTCGAGTTTTAGAAGAGCAAATTTTTGCTGTTGCATTATTCGCCTTGAAAAGAAGAGAAGCCATGTCCCTTTCACACAAAACAAACTCTAATTTCTTTCGAGGAAGAACAAAATACAGCTGCCCAAGCTGTAGCTCTTGGTGAGGAAGAAGCTCCGATATAAATTTCCCATTGTAAAGACCATCAGAGCTAAAAACAAAATGGCCCggattattcttcaatatctcttcAACCTTGACTGGATCTGAGAATTTCTGAATTCCCCCGTCCATTAAGATAACATTGGCAGTCGGTTCATAGACATCATTACCCTGGACAAAAATGCAAATTTCCATTATCAAAAGTTGGAAAACGTCCCTCTTATCACTGTAAAATCTGATTTAAAACTTTTCCCTGAATGATGGTTTATGAGAAACTTATCTCATTCAGGCTTAGCACAGTACCAATGGTCTTGGTAGGCTAATATATGATTGCGAATGATCGAGACGTCTGTGTGGAGAAACAAACTTGAATAAAGAAATCCCATTCGTTTCATTCACAGGGAACACTCGTCACATGGAAAAGATTCCTCTATTTAGAAGAAGACAGGTTGCCTTTATTGTTTGTCGTGGATGCAACACATCTTATCTCAGAAAAAAATAGGTAATAATGCAGTAATGTTTGTGGGTAAAGAGATTATACTGAGCGAACAATAATGTATTACCAGATAATATTACAGTAATGTTACTGGTAAAACAGATAAGATTGCACGCAGTTTCATGGAAGGAGAGGAGTATGCCCAGATAATGTAGTCCGAGATTTCTTATATCATGTTTTAAATGCTCATTTGTCTGCGGTGCATCTGACATTGTCTGTAAAATTACAACATCGTGAGCTGTGTATGAGTTGTACTGTGACCAATCGATCCAGCAAACTAGGGTTTCCATTAACTACCAAGATTCCAATTGCCTCATCTTAAAGAGTATCATCTAATGGTAACTTTTTAGTTTCTGTTAGTAATAGATAATCTCTTCCTTGATTATTTGTACAGGGAGGCTTCTATCTTCAATTTGTGCTGCTGACTTTTTTTGTAGGAAACAGCTGGGAGGTAAACTTGGGAGCTCCTTAGAGAGTGATCTTGGTGTTCAAACTGTTGGAGACTTGTTGCAGTTTTCTGAACAAAAGCTGCAGGAGCGTTATGGAATGAATACTGGGTATTTAATTATCACAATATTTAATGTTCATTGGTGGTTAATATTTTGGCATATATTTTTGgttaatgaaaaaaataataattaggaCTTGAACTCAGGCCGATTGCAGAAGTCAATATTCTGTTTTGGAAATATGCATTAGTAACACCAGAAACCACTTCTCCTATTTCTCAAATTTACTTCCGTGCAACTCATCATTTAGCAGATTTTATTTTCtgcttcattttcacatttttatGTATAACTCTTTGTCTGGTATCGGACTTAATTGAAACCCTGATTTGTGGAACATGTGTGAGATGTTGATACTTATAATTAAATTGACAACGTGGggcatttttagggtattacagttatgAGATATTCGCTAATATTGAGCTGTTTACAGACAGAAGAATGTACATAGGATAATAAATGGGCATTTTAGCGAGCTAATTCTTAGCAATTTGAAGATATTAGAAGCTGAATGTAGGTATTAGCATATAATATCAGAGCACAATGTTTTGGTAAGATACAGACATGTAATCATGCTATGTAATGGCAAGAACAATATTTTGGTAAGATGCAGTCATGTAATGCTGGGTAGTCTAATTCCATATAGGGGCTATCATACCTGCCCTGTTTGTAGAGATGAGTTTCCCACGCAGGATCTCAATCACTAAAGGCTATCATTTATGTTTATGAACCCAGAAGAAGCTCATTCAGTTTTGATCTATGCACTTAGAGTCTGGATATATAGATTCATCATAcacatgctctataaatgattttcCAAAGCGGTTACCAGATTAGAGAAGGTTACAGTGTTTTATTTTATGAAAAAGTTGACAGTACTAACAATTAAAGGGTTTTACTTTTGTTTGATCTTGGATTTGTAATTTGTTTTGAGCTCCTTTGACTGGATGTGCATGTTAATTGTCGAATCCTTTTCATCATAAACCTTCTATGTAAGATTAGCTCTTTCATATGCCATTATTGCCAAGATTTGTTCAGATTCGATTAGACTGAACTCCATGTTGAATGTGTCTTTTCAGATCTAAACAGTTCCTACTCACTAAATATCTCTAGCACAGTACGTTACGATTGCTTTCATGTTTTACTTTTAGCACCGTTTATGCAATGTTTGCTCTGTATTTCAAAAGGAAAAATATGTATTCATTAAGAGTTCTTGAATATATCCGTTGGGTCTGGAACATCTTATCATGATACGGTAATTAATGATGCTATTACAGGCCACACGAATTGGTTTCACAACATCACAAACTGTAAAATGGTTGGGTGTTACTGCAGTCTGTTTCAAAAAATAGGTAAATTTTTCAAATCTGATAATCTTgttttcttgtctttttagtttctTGACTTGTTCCAGTTCCTTTCAGTTTACTTGTGTAAGGAAAATATTTAGGATTTATAAAAAATGACCATAAGTTCAATAGCCACAAACTGCGTCCAAAGGAAACCACCAAAATTGACAGGATAGCTATTAATACAGGAAAACATAAGAGAGAAAACATAGCTATTAATACAGGAAAACATAAGAGAGTAAATATAACTAACAGTATAATCCTTTCATCATTGCATACACTTTAAAAGACCACAAACTAAAAAACAACAGGAAAAACGTGGAGGGCGCGTAGActcaattggaagaagaacaataTAATGTTTCCATGGTTGGATGTGGGTTGGAGTTGTGACTACTTTCAAACAACAACCGATTTTTGGCTGTGTTGACAGAATATCTTATCCTAATTAGACGATTTCAAGAGTGGATTGTTCACGTCTATTTTTTACTTCAATGTTTAAACAGTTTGGCTGGCAAAAGGTCTCATACTATTATAATATTATCTTGTTTTATAAAATTATGTTAAAATTATTTTCATCTTTTTGTTGACAAAATTTATCTGTGTCCTCTTACCAGGTTGTTCTTTGGATCAGCACTATAGTATTTTTTTAAGTTATCACCTTGATTTGATATTATATTATACTTTACCTTTCTCTTCCTTCTATGTTAATATCAGAAAGCTAGTGAGAGCTATAACATTTTGAATGATTTCCAGGCTATAGCTATGAACTATGAATGCTTTCAGCTAAAAAATCTTGGGACATTGTTACCTATACTGTAGTAAACTACTGTTAAACTGTAGTGAATATACATTATTGTAAAGTTTCCTATTATTGAAATAAGTTGTTATAAAATTGtagtaattatatattttttactataaCGTACAGGGGACTTGTGCAGTATGTAGTTTTCACCGCTAAACAACAGATTTAAGGCAATTGTAATTAACCATTAATACTGCCCAGATCACAAAAGTCAAATTGCTCCTGAATTACTTGAATACCTTGTCAGTAACAGTTGATTGCTCATCACCACCAGTATCCTATGTTGCTGATTCTGGTTTCCTAGTCCATTGATCTTTTCTCCTTGTTTGGTGTGGCTAGTTCAACATTGAATCACTAAGTATCAGTTGTGTTCTACAAATAATGTTGTGCATTCCTACATCCAAACATGGCCTTCGGGAGTTGTTACACTTTTTCTTGATGCCTTACCCTAATTGTCTAACTATCAGTGCGTTCTGTTGTTGTTAAAGTCCCTACTACTATAGAGCCATATGCAATGTTTGCTCTATATTTCAAAAGGAAAAATATGTATTCATTAAAAGTTCTTGAATATATCCGTTGGGTTTGGAACATCTTATCATGATACGGTAATTAATGATGCTATTACAGGCCACACGAATTGGTTTCACAGCATCACAAACTGTAAAATGGCTGGGTGTTACTGCAGTCTGTTTCAAAAAATAGGTAAAATTTTCAAATCTGATAATCTTgttttcttgtctttttagtttctTGACTTGTTCCAGTTCCTTTCAGTTTACTTGCGTAAGGAAAATATTTAGGATTTATAAAAAATGACCATAAGTTCAATAGCCACAAACTGCGTCCAAAGGAAACCACCAAAATTGACAGGATAGCTATTAATACAGGAAACATAAGAGAGAAAACAACAGCCATCAAGGCTTTTAGATTCCTACTTGGACGTTTTAAAAAATAATGGAATTTTCATGGGCAGTTGGGAAGTCATTCTAAAGTTTAAAAACATGGAATCTATGCATCTAAAAGGACCTCACGGGTCTTCCCAACCGACCCTACCCTCAACAAATCAAAATGTCAAAACCCAAGATGCCTCCACTTCAGCAGCTCCAGAATCAACCATGTCAACCATTGAGATGCAAGAAGGTAAAGTGATCTCATTTTATCTCCTCTCGAATCTGCAAGGAGGTCACTGCCAACAAGGGCACTGCCAACAATGTCTCCACGTTAGCAGCAGCAGCCAAAGCATTCCATCGGGTACAAATTGTTTGTTTTATGTCTTCCAAATCCCCAAACACTCTCTATAACCCATTCCTAGTTATTATGGGTTCATTTAAAAGAATCCAGGGACTCCTTTGAGAAAGAACAGGACAATAGTTTTAACTTTCCATTCAGAAATAACTTCAATCAAATCATCAGGAAGTTCAAAAGGGACCACTTTACCTTCAGTGTACTGTGTGGCTAGGGTTTCAAAAGACCTAGAGATTTGTACATTCACAGTTGCATTATCCTGGCCATGTGAAGCTGAACTACTGCATTGTGAGCTGAGGATTTTCAGGCGCAGATGAATCTGCAAGGAGCGCCCTGCGCCCAACAATGTATCCACGTTAGCAGCAACAGCCAAAGCATTCAATAGGGTACAAATTCTTTGTTTTCGCATGCAAATGTGGAACACCTTGAAAAATGGAATCAACCCAACTTGGGCTATGGCATCGGTCTCTAAACCCTCGAAAAAATGTATTCGACCCAGATTGGGATATGGCTTCAGGATCAATTGCCGCTTGTTCTATTGCATCCCCACCTCTGCTCCCGGTGCTTCTGCTTCCCTCGTagctcctgcctctgctagccggATGGGAAAATATGGGTGGATTTTGCAGGTTAAATAGAACCCCTCCATTCTACCCGCCATTGATAATGAACGCTGTGAAACAGGGAACCTCAGAGAGATGCAGTCTCAGATCGTGGAATACAATGATAGCAAGAGTTGCAGAAAAGCTATGCTCCTACCGTCGGTCGAGCAGAGACATGCGTTGATGAGTTAGTTAGAATCAGTTAAGAGGCGAAGAGCAGAAACATATTGCGTTGATGAGTTAGTTCGAAGTAAATTggggaaaataattttattttagaaaaaaaaaatttctattgtCTTAATTTAAGACaattaaacaataaaaaatacATGTTACATTTAAAATATGTATTTAAGACAATATTAATATATTGTCTTAAATAAACGTCTCAAATGCCCCTTCTATGTAGTAGTGCTAGTATCTAAGACAAAATCTTGGAATAATAGATGATGAAGAAATTAAGGAGGAATGTCAGAACAAATTAATTTCTTTCACTCCTTGAATGTATGCATGCAGTCTGTTAAGTCAATACTTCACACTTAGTTATCTCCTATGTATCCCGTATGCATATATGAGTCGATTGCTATTTTGCATGAATTTGCATGTAGtcacattttagaataaaataaataattcgAAATAAGGAACAATCAGTTCCCTCTTTTCCTATATGTCTTCCACGCATGCACCTCTATATCCTCAGCTATCTATAGTTGGCTCTCTGTTATGATCTCTAACAACCGTAAAACAGTTATGCAAAGAGTTAAGTTTAAGTATGACTGGACGGTGAAATTCTAGCAAGATCTACTATCCACGTATGTGGACTATTAGTTCTATATCTGTTTCTGATTCTCCATGCAACTGAGAAGCCCTCTATAAGGAGGCATTGTAATCTTGAAttgaagaagaaaaaataaaagcTCTGCATTGTGCTGTAGCATACACATGGGTGTTAATGATTAATAAAAGTTTGATTTCTATTGTCTGTAGCAATACATGTTTTCTTTGTTGTAGAATTTTATTCTGATCTCTGGCTTCATGTGGCTGCAATTTTTTTCCCAAATGAATTGCTTTCTGAGATCAAATGTTATTGTGATGTCAACCTACGAATTGAGATATTTTTCCTTACTTTTCCCCATGGAATTACATATTCATCTTCCTTTTTACGTGGACAATTGGAAGCCAAGAGTCTCATGGAAATCCATGAAATCAAGATTTGACTAAAAACTAAAATTGATGTATTTTAAATATTGATGGAATCACTAGGCCTGTATTTTTCAGACTATTTTTCGACTCGTAGCTTACAAGGCAATTCCTATCATTTATTGCTTAACTTTGGCCCAATAACGACTGGACATCTGTGATTTGACTCGTAGGGCTAAGGGAATAACATGGAGGATTCTTACCCCAATAACTGGTAGGGATTCCGGTCACATTCCCACCTATTCTGAAAATAGCAGCTTTTATTCAGTTGCGAGTAACTAAAATTTGAGCAGTAAAATTCGATACAATTTAAAATTTGCCGGTCACCTCACTTGAAACGGAGTGGAGTATGAATGCTGTCGACTCAATATCCATTGCTTCTCATGAGTTTTGCGTCATCAACTATTGCGAGGTAATAACCCACATCTCATATAGACATGTCGGCTAAATTAAGATTAAGAGTTAACTGTGTTGATCGATTGCAACAATAGTAGTATGTAGTAAAAAGAGGCAAGAATTATATAGTGTTCCAAGCAAATAAATTATATGATCTGGACTCCTTGACATCATCTGATCAGTTGGAATTCCAAGGTATTAGTTTTGAtcatattataaataatataatatgatCATTTTTTAATAGGAATAGTAATGTAATGAGGTAAATTGTATATTCTACAATTTCTTCTATCATGTTTTATATCAATTTTATGTATTTCTTTTATtacatggttttatctttcatttagTATTCGTTCACATCTAATTTGGTCTTGTATTCCTTTGTTTATATTTATATAGTTATTTTTCACCTTTTTTATGTGTTCTTACCCACTTTATAAGCTTTGTTCACATTTCTCTTATGATATTTATTTGTTCTCGCTTGCCATTTATTGTTTGTCTCCTCTCTTCTATATGTATTGAACCTTTCCCATATCTTCCATAATATGTTGCAGTTTGTGGATTTTAAAATTATGAAACCATGAACATCCATCTCTCCTTAAGTTTCTTAAGCTTCCCTAAAAATTTGTTCCTTATGAGATGAAGGTCAAATGCAACTCATATGTTTGACATTTTCATAATTTGCTAAGAAAATAATGTTCAATGCCTAATCGTTGAGTGCAAATGCTTAATATATTGAATTTGATGACTTGAAGGAGGATTAATGCATAAAAGATACAATTAATATAATTGTAACTACACAACTATAGATAAAAATGTAATATTATGTCAAAATAACCACATTAGCCCCTTATTACATTGTTCTTGCAAAAGTACCCCTAGCACAGTTCAAGATTCACATTGCCAAGGGACCCCACTTAAGGTTTGCATTTGACACACCAAAACATGTCAATAAAAAAACAAATATACATTCTTGACAAGAACTTTCACTGAATAAGTAAATCTTGAAGTGGGTGGAACTCCATCAAGCTTTTGTACTTCCCATGTGTTGATTCAAGTAGCATCGATCAGATAAAACCATATACCTATCTatttacatcaaatgaagaaagacaGTAATGCAGATATATATTTCATATGAATGATTCATATATCGAACCTCTTCATTATCGAACTACAATTAATACATGTCCAAACATTATCGGGTTATATTAGAGTTAACCCGAattagttatcgggcttgtttgctttgataccgattcattgtCAGGTATGTTTATATCGATCTATTATCATTTACAATGGCACTGATTAGTTATCGTAGACACCCAATGGATCGGTTGCCATTTGTAAGAGTcgcgaccaagtgacatcttggtcggacatgtctaaaatacatgtccgatcaaggtgccacttgatcgtgactaccttactatatatgcatcattcaaaagaaaggggaatacattgaaattgatacatgttcatcctccatacctggagcaaaagaaagaaaacaatattattgtcatagtcataatacctAAATATTaaatacaccatcttgcatataacttgttcattaaattggaaattgtaataacatttacatggtatcagagccaatttattgaacctgaggctattcaattttgtgaaaaATTTAAGGACTAGTTTATAGCAAGCATTCTATTTCTCTAATGGCCAATGCTATTAGATTCAAAGATAGACTTGGTGTGGGTGATGATTTCTCTGCATGGAAGTTCAAAATCAAGATGATTCTAAGGGAGAGCAAAGTCGAAACTTTTATCAAGACTGAATCTATGGAACtagagactgaacctgacaaaacatCAGGGTTAGAAGGAAATGAAAAAGCAATCAAGACTATTGTTAATGGGGTGAGAAATAACATaatgcccattataaagaaacatgaaacGGATTttgaaatgttcaaagcacttgtgaacatatttgagatatcaaatgcaagtcgaactctggccTTGAAGCGAGAAATCAATCATATAACCATGAACAAAGGAGAGATAGTAAACGCCTACTTCATGAGGATCTCaactctaagagatgaactagcaactctaggatatgagatccagagcaaagagttaacactcattgctctagatggattACCTAGTGCATGGAAAACATTTGTCCagggcatcagtgcaagggacaaatatcctaagtttgaaagactaagagatgattgtctccaagaggaatctagACTGAATAAGAAAGGAATAAAacataagaatatagatgaagacctacaagtcctaaacactaactccaccaagcaaaacaagaaaaggcagtttaggaagagaaaaggtcatcaaggcaagaacacttcaaagaaggacttatctcgCATCCAATGCTATAGATGTGATcagttcggacactatgttgcaaagtgCCCAGAAAGAACCAAGCAACATGctacatttgccaaagcaggaaagactaaaggggaagatgactccggaaagtatgtattctactcagcactcacaagccaagcttctaacaagatcaactcatgggtgattgacagtgattcatccaggcacatcacggggtttagagaagtacttgactccatgacagaggagagtaatgaggaagtaaccatcggagatgactccacacatccagtcagaggaatgggaacctgcaccatcaaattgaagacaggcatatcCTTACAgctcgaaggagtactatatgtcctcggcatcaaaaggaatctagtctctatatcggcactggaagataacggatacaaagtgacattcatggacaacaaagtattggcttggccaaagaactcttccatcaagaaggcaaagaccattggacagagacagggctatttgtatgagctgtgcacaaaACCCAACCTAGtcctaatccatgaagccactaatgcaaatgaagtttggcatagaagattaggccatctgaattttagggctttatcttcaatgggaaaccttgtcacaggtctacctaagttaaaaaaagatcattcaggggcatgcaaaggatgtgccctaggtaaaaataccaagggtACATTCCAAAATATTACTAGGAAAACTAGTAAAGTTCTAgtgttagttcattctgatgtatgcggacctatgtcCATACCCTCTCTAGGGGAATTCTTGTATTATGTAacatttgttgatgactactctaggaagacgtggatctactttctaaaatgcaaagaatcagaagagatcctctctaggtttaaagaatttaaatcactaactgaaaactactcaggaaacaaagttaaaaccctaggaactgacaatgggggagaatacacatcagattcgtttagagaattttgtagagataatgggattaagagggagcttactataccttataacccccaacaaaatggggtagctgaaaggaaaaataggactatagtcGAAGCTGCCAAGTCCATGattctagatcaaaaccttaacacaaatctttgggcagaagcatccagcaccgctgtatatatacaaaacagatgcccacactcccatcttgaagataaaactcctgaggaagtattcactaaaattaagccagatatcagccaccttaggatatttgggtgtcatgtctatatccatgtacctaaagaaaaaagaCTAAAACCAGACCCTTTTGGAAAAAGAGGaatgcttgtaggatatagtgaaacctccaaagcctacagaatctatgtacctggtcaaagaaatattgaactaagtagggatgtaatc
This window harbors:
- the LOC131875026 gene encoding uncharacterized protein LOC131875026 produces the protein MEICIFVQGNDVYEPTANVILMDGGIQKFSDPVKVEEILKNNPGHFVFSSDGLYNGKFISELLPHQELQLGQLYFVLPRKKLEFVLCERDMASLLFKANNATAKICSSKTRE